The Phacochoerus africanus isolate WHEZ1 chromosome 15, ROS_Pafr_v1, whole genome shotgun sequence genome has a segment encoding these proteins:
- the MED15 gene encoding mediator of RNA polymerase II transcription subunit 15 isoform X1: MDVSGQEADWRSAAFRQKLVSQIEDAMRKAGVAHSKSSKDMESHVFLKAKTRDEYLSLVARLIIHFRDIHNKKSQASGSDPMNALQSLTSGPAAGATGIGIPSRGPGQPLGGMSGLGAMGQPMPLSGQPPPGTSGMAPHSMAVVSTAAPQTQLQLQQAALQQQQQQFQQQVALQQQQQQLQAQQSAMQQQFQVAVQQQQQQLQQQQQQQQHLIKLHHQNQQQMQQQQQLQRMAQLQLQQQQQQQQQALQAQPPMQQPPMQQPQPPPSQALPQQLQQLHHPQHHQPPPQPQPPVAQNQPSQLPPQSQTQPLVSQAATLPGQMLYAQPQLKLVRAPMVVQQPQVQPQVQPQVQPQTAVPTAQASQIVGSGVQVSQSSLTMLSSPSPGQQVQTPQSMPPPPQPSPQPGPPSSQPNSNVSSGPTPSPSSFLPSPSPQPSQSPVTARTPQNFSVPSPGPLNTPVNPSSVMSPAGSSQAEEQQYLDKLKQLSKYIEPLRRMINKIDKNEDRKKDLSKMKSLLDILTDPSKRCPLKTLQKCEIALEKLKNDMAVPTPPPPPVPPTKQQYLCQPLLDAVLANIRSPVFNHSLYRTFVPAMTAIHGPPITAPMVCARKRRFEEDERQSIPNVLQGEVARLDPKFLVNLDPSHCSNNGTVHLICKLDDKDLPSVPPLELSVPADYPAQSPLWIDRQWQYDANPFLQSVHRCMTSRLLQLPDKHSVTALLNTWAQSIHQACLSAA, translated from the exons GACGAATACCTTTCCCTGGTGGCCAGGCTCATTATCCATTTCCGAGACATCC atAACAAGAAATCTCAAGCATCTGGCAGTG ACCCTATGAATGCGCTACAGAGCCTGACCAGCGGGCCTGCTGCAGGAGCGACTGGAATTGGCATACCTTCTCGGGGCCCAGGACAGCCCCTGGGTGGTATGAGTGGCCTGGGGGCCATGGGGCAGCCGATGCCGCTCTCAGGGCAGCCACCTCCCGGCACTTCAGGGATGGCCCCCCACAGCATGGCCGTCGTGTCCACAGCAGCCCCACAGA cccagctgcagctccagcaggCGGCactacagcagcagcagcaacagttccagcAGCAAGTGGCgctacagcagcagcagcagcagctccaagcACAGCAGAGTGCCATGCAGCAACAGTTCCAGGTAGctgtgcagcagcagcagcagcaactgcagcagcagcagcagcagcagcagcacctgatcAAGTTGCACCACCAGAACCAGCAGCAG atgcagcagcagcagcaacttcAGCGAATGGCACAGTTGCagcttcaacaacaacaacagcagcagcagcaggctcTGCAGGCTCAGCCACCAATGCAGCAGCCACCCATGCAGCAGCCACAGCCCCCCCCttctcaggccctgccccagcagctgcagcaattgCATCACCCACAGCACCACCAGCCGCCACCGCAGCCGCAGCCACCAGTTGCACAGAACCAACCATCACAGCTCCCACctcagtcacagacacagcctctgGTGTCGCAGGCTGCAACCCTCCCGGGACAGATGCTGTATGCACAGCCCCAGCTGAAACTT gtCCGAGCTCCGATGGTGGTGCAgcagccgcaggtgcagccccaggtgcagccccaggTGCAGCCGCAGACAGCAGTGCCGACAGCTCAGGCCTCCCAGATAGTGGGTTCCGGAGTCCAG gTCAGCCAGAGCAGCCTCACCATGCTGTCCTCGCCGTCACCGGGCCAGCAGGTGCAGACCCCCCAGTCGATGCCCCCTCCGCCCCAGCCGTCCCCGCAGCCCGGCCCGCCTAGCTCGCAGCCCAACTCCAATGTCAG CTCCGGCCCCACCCCGTCCCCCAGTAGCTTCCTGCCCAGCCCCTCACCGCAGCCCTCCCAGAGTCCAGTGACGGCGCGCACCCCTCAGAACTTCAGCGTCCCCTCCCCGGGACCTCTGAACACCCCCG TGAACCCCAGCTCCGTCATGAGCCCTGCAGGCTCCAGCCAGGCTGAGGAGCAGCAGTACCTGGACAAGCTGAAGCAGCTGTCCAAGTACATTGAGCCGCTGCGCCGCATGATCAACAAGATCGACAAGAACGAAG ACAGGAAAAAGGATCTGAGTAAGATGAAGAGCCTTCTGGACATCCTGACAGACCCCTCCAAGCG GTGCCCCCTGAAAACGCTGCAGAAGTGTGAGATCGCCCTGGAGAAACTCAAGAACGACATGGCGGTG cccacaccccctccacccccggtGCCACCAACCAAGCAGCAGTATCTGTGCCAGCCGCTCCTGGACGCTGTCCTGGCCAACATCCGCTCGCCTGTCTTCAACCATTCCCTGTACCGCACGTTTGTGCCGGCCATGACGGCCATCCACGGGCCACCCATCAC GGCCCCTATGGTGTGTGCCCGGAAGCGCAGGTTTGAGGAGGATGAACGGCAGAGCATCCCCAATGTGCTCCAGGGCGAAGTGGCACGGCTAGATCCTAAGTTCCTGGTGAACTTGGACCCTTCTCACTGCAGTAACAACGGCACTGTCCACCTGATATGCAAGCTGG ATGACAAGGACCTCCCCAGCGTGCCACCACTGGAGCTCAGCGTGCCCGCCGACTACCCCGCCCAGAGCCCACTATGGATCGACCGGCAGTGGCAGTACG ATGCCAACCCTTTCCTGCAGTCAGTGCACAGATGCATGACCtcccggctgctgcagctcccggACAAGCACTCGGTCACAGCCCTGCTCAACACCTGGGCCCAGAGTATCCACCAGGCCTGCCTCTCAGCCGCCTAA
- the MED15 gene encoding mediator of RNA polymerase II transcription subunit 15 isoform X4 translates to MNALQSLTSGPAAGATGIGIPSRGPGQPLGGMSGLGAMGQPMPLSGQPPPGTSGMAPHSMAVVSTAAPQTQLQLQQAALQQQQQQFQQQVALQQQQQQLQAQQSAMQQQFQVAVQQQQQQLQQQQQQQQHLIKLHHQNQQQMQQQQQLQRMAQLQLQQQQQQQQQALQAQPPMQQPPMQQPQPPPSQALPQQLQQLHHPQHHQPPPQPQPPVAQNQPSQLPPQSQTQPLVSQAATLPGQMLYAQPQLKLVRAPMVVQQPQVQPQVQPQVQPQTAVPTAQASQIVGSGVQVSQSSLTMLSSPSPGQQVQTPQSMPPPPQPSPQPGPPSSQPNSNVSSGPTPSPSSFLPSPSPQPSQSPVTARTPQNFSVPSPGPLNTPVNPSSVMSPAGSSQAEEQQYLDKLKQLSKYIEPLRRMINKIDKNEDRKKDLSKMKSLLDILTDPSKRCPLKTLQKCEIALEKLKNDMAVPTPPPPPVPPTKQQYLCQPLLDAVLANIRSPVFNHSLYRTFVPAMTAIHGPPITAPMVCARKRRFEEDERQSIPNVLQGEVARLDPKFLVNLDPSHCSNNGTVHLICKLDDKDLPSVPPLELSVPADYPAQSPLWIDRQWQYDANPFLQSVHRCMTSRLLQLPDKHSVTALLNTWAQSIHQACLSAA, encoded by the exons ATGAATGCGCTACAGAGCCTGACCAGCGGGCCTGCTGCAGGAGCGACTGGAATTGGCATACCTTCTCGGGGCCCAGGACAGCCCCTGGGTGGTATGAGTGGCCTGGGGGCCATGGGGCAGCCGATGCCGCTCTCAGGGCAGCCACCTCCCGGCACTTCAGGGATGGCCCCCCACAGCATGGCCGTCGTGTCCACAGCAGCCCCACAGA cccagctgcagctccagcaggCGGCactacagcagcagcagcaacagttccagcAGCAAGTGGCgctacagcagcagcagcagcagctccaagcACAGCAGAGTGCCATGCAGCAACAGTTCCAGGTAGctgtgcagcagcagcagcagcaactgcagcagcagcagcagcagcagcagcacctgatcAAGTTGCACCACCAGAACCAGCAGCAG atgcagcagcagcagcaacttcAGCGAATGGCACAGTTGCagcttcaacaacaacaacagcagcagcagcaggctcTGCAGGCTCAGCCACCAATGCAGCAGCCACCCATGCAGCAGCCACAGCCCCCCCCttctcaggccctgccccagcagctgcagcaattgCATCACCCACAGCACCACCAGCCGCCACCGCAGCCGCAGCCACCAGTTGCACAGAACCAACCATCACAGCTCCCACctcagtcacagacacagcctctgGTGTCGCAGGCTGCAACCCTCCCGGGACAGATGCTGTATGCACAGCCCCAGCTGAAACTT gtCCGAGCTCCGATGGTGGTGCAgcagccgcaggtgcagccccaggtgcagccccaggTGCAGCCGCAGACAGCAGTGCCGACAGCTCAGGCCTCCCAGATAGTGGGTTCCGGAGTCCAG gTCAGCCAGAGCAGCCTCACCATGCTGTCCTCGCCGTCACCGGGCCAGCAGGTGCAGACCCCCCAGTCGATGCCCCCTCCGCCCCAGCCGTCCCCGCAGCCCGGCCCGCCTAGCTCGCAGCCCAACTCCAATGTCAG CTCCGGCCCCACCCCGTCCCCCAGTAGCTTCCTGCCCAGCCCCTCACCGCAGCCCTCCCAGAGTCCAGTGACGGCGCGCACCCCTCAGAACTTCAGCGTCCCCTCCCCGGGACCTCTGAACACCCCCG TGAACCCCAGCTCCGTCATGAGCCCTGCAGGCTCCAGCCAGGCTGAGGAGCAGCAGTACCTGGACAAGCTGAAGCAGCTGTCCAAGTACATTGAGCCGCTGCGCCGCATGATCAACAAGATCGACAAGAACGAAG ACAGGAAAAAGGATCTGAGTAAGATGAAGAGCCTTCTGGACATCCTGACAGACCCCTCCAAGCG GTGCCCCCTGAAAACGCTGCAGAAGTGTGAGATCGCCCTGGAGAAACTCAAGAACGACATGGCGGTG cccacaccccctccacccccggtGCCACCAACCAAGCAGCAGTATCTGTGCCAGCCGCTCCTGGACGCTGTCCTGGCCAACATCCGCTCGCCTGTCTTCAACCATTCCCTGTACCGCACGTTTGTGCCGGCCATGACGGCCATCCACGGGCCACCCATCAC GGCCCCTATGGTGTGTGCCCGGAAGCGCAGGTTTGAGGAGGATGAACGGCAGAGCATCCCCAATGTGCTCCAGGGCGAAGTGGCACGGCTAGATCCTAAGTTCCTGGTGAACTTGGACCCTTCTCACTGCAGTAACAACGGCACTGTCCACCTGATATGCAAGCTGG ATGACAAGGACCTCCCCAGCGTGCCACCACTGGAGCTCAGCGTGCCCGCCGACTACCCCGCCCAGAGCCCACTATGGATCGACCGGCAGTGGCAGTACG ATGCCAACCCTTTCCTGCAGTCAGTGCACAGATGCATGACCtcccggctgctgcagctcccggACAAGCACTCGGTCACAGCCCTGCTCAACACCTGGGCCCAGAGTATCCACCAGGCCTGCCTCTCAGCCGCCTAA
- the MED15 gene encoding mediator of RNA polymerase II transcription subunit 15 isoform X3 produces the protein MDVSGQEADWRSAAFRQKLVSQIEDAMRKAGVAHSKSSKDMESHVFLKAKTRDEYLSLVARLIIHFRDIHNKKSQASGSDPMNALQSLTSGPAAGATGIGIPSRGPGQPLGGMSGLGAMGQPMPLSGQPPPGTSGMAPHSMAVVSTAAPQTQLQLQQAALQQQQQQFQQQVALQQQQQQLQAQQSAMQQQFQVAVQQQQQQLQQQQQQQQHLIKLHHQNQQQMQQQQQLQRMAQLQLQQQQQQQQQALQAQPPMQQPPMQQPQPPPSQALPQQLQQLHHPQHHQPPPQPQPPVAQNQPSQLPPQSQTQPLVSQAATLPGQMLYAQPQLKLVSQSSLTMLSSPSPGQQVQTPQSMPPPPQPSPQPGPPSSQPNSNVSSGPTPSPSSFLPSPSPQPSQSPVTARTPQNFSVPSPGPLNTPVNPSSVMSPAGSSQAEEQQYLDKLKQLSKYIEPLRRMINKIDKNEDRKKDLSKMKSLLDILTDPSKRCPLKTLQKCEIALEKLKNDMAVPTPPPPPVPPTKQQYLCQPLLDAVLANIRSPVFNHSLYRTFVPAMTAIHGPPITAPMVCARKRRFEEDERQSIPNVLQGEVARLDPKFLVNLDPSHCSNNGTVHLICKLDDKDLPSVPPLELSVPADYPAQSPLWIDRQWQYDANPFLQSVHRCMTSRLLQLPDKHSVTALLNTWAQSIHQACLSAA, from the exons GACGAATACCTTTCCCTGGTGGCCAGGCTCATTATCCATTTCCGAGACATCC atAACAAGAAATCTCAAGCATCTGGCAGTG ACCCTATGAATGCGCTACAGAGCCTGACCAGCGGGCCTGCTGCAGGAGCGACTGGAATTGGCATACCTTCTCGGGGCCCAGGACAGCCCCTGGGTGGTATGAGTGGCCTGGGGGCCATGGGGCAGCCGATGCCGCTCTCAGGGCAGCCACCTCCCGGCACTTCAGGGATGGCCCCCCACAGCATGGCCGTCGTGTCCACAGCAGCCCCACAGA cccagctgcagctccagcaggCGGCactacagcagcagcagcaacagttccagcAGCAAGTGGCgctacagcagcagcagcagcagctccaagcACAGCAGAGTGCCATGCAGCAACAGTTCCAGGTAGctgtgcagcagcagcagcagcaactgcagcagcagcagcagcagcagcagcacctgatcAAGTTGCACCACCAGAACCAGCAGCAG atgcagcagcagcagcaacttcAGCGAATGGCACAGTTGCagcttcaacaacaacaacagcagcagcagcaggctcTGCAGGCTCAGCCACCAATGCAGCAGCCACCCATGCAGCAGCCACAGCCCCCCCCttctcaggccctgccccagcagctgcagcaattgCATCACCCACAGCACCACCAGCCGCCACCGCAGCCGCAGCCACCAGTTGCACAGAACCAACCATCACAGCTCCCACctcagtcacagacacagcctctgGTGTCGCAGGCTGCAACCCTCCCGGGACAGATGCTGTATGCACAGCCCCAGCTGAAACTT gTCAGCCAGAGCAGCCTCACCATGCTGTCCTCGCCGTCACCGGGCCAGCAGGTGCAGACCCCCCAGTCGATGCCCCCTCCGCCCCAGCCGTCCCCGCAGCCCGGCCCGCCTAGCTCGCAGCCCAACTCCAATGTCAG CTCCGGCCCCACCCCGTCCCCCAGTAGCTTCCTGCCCAGCCCCTCACCGCAGCCCTCCCAGAGTCCAGTGACGGCGCGCACCCCTCAGAACTTCAGCGTCCCCTCCCCGGGACCTCTGAACACCCCCG TGAACCCCAGCTCCGTCATGAGCCCTGCAGGCTCCAGCCAGGCTGAGGAGCAGCAGTACCTGGACAAGCTGAAGCAGCTGTCCAAGTACATTGAGCCGCTGCGCCGCATGATCAACAAGATCGACAAGAACGAAG ACAGGAAAAAGGATCTGAGTAAGATGAAGAGCCTTCTGGACATCCTGACAGACCCCTCCAAGCG GTGCCCCCTGAAAACGCTGCAGAAGTGTGAGATCGCCCTGGAGAAACTCAAGAACGACATGGCGGTG cccacaccccctccacccccggtGCCACCAACCAAGCAGCAGTATCTGTGCCAGCCGCTCCTGGACGCTGTCCTGGCCAACATCCGCTCGCCTGTCTTCAACCATTCCCTGTACCGCACGTTTGTGCCGGCCATGACGGCCATCCACGGGCCACCCATCAC GGCCCCTATGGTGTGTGCCCGGAAGCGCAGGTTTGAGGAGGATGAACGGCAGAGCATCCCCAATGTGCTCCAGGGCGAAGTGGCACGGCTAGATCCTAAGTTCCTGGTGAACTTGGACCCTTCTCACTGCAGTAACAACGGCACTGTCCACCTGATATGCAAGCTGG ATGACAAGGACCTCCCCAGCGTGCCACCACTGGAGCTCAGCGTGCCCGCCGACTACCCCGCCCAGAGCCCACTATGGATCGACCGGCAGTGGCAGTACG ATGCCAACCCTTTCCTGCAGTCAGTGCACAGATGCATGACCtcccggctgctgcagctcccggACAAGCACTCGGTCACAGCCCTGCTCAACACCTGGGCCCAGAGTATCCACCAGGCCTGCCTCTCAGCCGCCTAA
- the MED15 gene encoding mediator of RNA polymerase II transcription subunit 15 isoform X2, producing MRKAGVAHSKSSKDMESHVFLKAKTRDEYLSLVARLIIHFRDIHNKKSQASGSDPMNALQSLTSGPAAGATGIGIPSRGPGQPLGGMSGLGAMGQPMPLSGQPPPGTSGMAPHSMAVVSTAAPQTQLQLQQAALQQQQQQFQQQVALQQQQQQLQAQQSAMQQQFQVAVQQQQQQLQQQQQQQQHLIKLHHQNQQQMQQQQQLQRMAQLQLQQQQQQQQQALQAQPPMQQPPMQQPQPPPSQALPQQLQQLHHPQHHQPPPQPQPPVAQNQPSQLPPQSQTQPLVSQAATLPGQMLYAQPQLKLVRAPMVVQQPQVQPQVQPQVQPQTAVPTAQASQIVGSGVQVSQSSLTMLSSPSPGQQVQTPQSMPPPPQPSPQPGPPSSQPNSNVSSGPTPSPSSFLPSPSPQPSQSPVTARTPQNFSVPSPGPLNTPVNPSSVMSPAGSSQAEEQQYLDKLKQLSKYIEPLRRMINKIDKNEDRKKDLSKMKSLLDILTDPSKRCPLKTLQKCEIALEKLKNDMAVPTPPPPPVPPTKQQYLCQPLLDAVLANIRSPVFNHSLYRTFVPAMTAIHGPPITAPMVCARKRRFEEDERQSIPNVLQGEVARLDPKFLVNLDPSHCSNNGTVHLICKLDDKDLPSVPPLELSVPADYPAQSPLWIDRQWQYDANPFLQSVHRCMTSRLLQLPDKHSVTALLNTWAQSIHQACLSAA from the exons GACGAATACCTTTCCCTGGTGGCCAGGCTCATTATCCATTTCCGAGACATCC atAACAAGAAATCTCAAGCATCTGGCAGTG ACCCTATGAATGCGCTACAGAGCCTGACCAGCGGGCCTGCTGCAGGAGCGACTGGAATTGGCATACCTTCTCGGGGCCCAGGACAGCCCCTGGGTGGTATGAGTGGCCTGGGGGCCATGGGGCAGCCGATGCCGCTCTCAGGGCAGCCACCTCCCGGCACTTCAGGGATGGCCCCCCACAGCATGGCCGTCGTGTCCACAGCAGCCCCACAGA cccagctgcagctccagcaggCGGCactacagcagcagcagcaacagttccagcAGCAAGTGGCgctacagcagcagcagcagcagctccaagcACAGCAGAGTGCCATGCAGCAACAGTTCCAGGTAGctgtgcagcagcagcagcagcaactgcagcagcagcagcagcagcagcagcacctgatcAAGTTGCACCACCAGAACCAGCAGCAG atgcagcagcagcagcaacttcAGCGAATGGCACAGTTGCagcttcaacaacaacaacagcagcagcagcaggctcTGCAGGCTCAGCCACCAATGCAGCAGCCACCCATGCAGCAGCCACAGCCCCCCCCttctcaggccctgccccagcagctgcagcaattgCATCACCCACAGCACCACCAGCCGCCACCGCAGCCGCAGCCACCAGTTGCACAGAACCAACCATCACAGCTCCCACctcagtcacagacacagcctctgGTGTCGCAGGCTGCAACCCTCCCGGGACAGATGCTGTATGCACAGCCCCAGCTGAAACTT gtCCGAGCTCCGATGGTGGTGCAgcagccgcaggtgcagccccaggtgcagccccaggTGCAGCCGCAGACAGCAGTGCCGACAGCTCAGGCCTCCCAGATAGTGGGTTCCGGAGTCCAG gTCAGCCAGAGCAGCCTCACCATGCTGTCCTCGCCGTCACCGGGCCAGCAGGTGCAGACCCCCCAGTCGATGCCCCCTCCGCCCCAGCCGTCCCCGCAGCCCGGCCCGCCTAGCTCGCAGCCCAACTCCAATGTCAG CTCCGGCCCCACCCCGTCCCCCAGTAGCTTCCTGCCCAGCCCCTCACCGCAGCCCTCCCAGAGTCCAGTGACGGCGCGCACCCCTCAGAACTTCAGCGTCCCCTCCCCGGGACCTCTGAACACCCCCG TGAACCCCAGCTCCGTCATGAGCCCTGCAGGCTCCAGCCAGGCTGAGGAGCAGCAGTACCTGGACAAGCTGAAGCAGCTGTCCAAGTACATTGAGCCGCTGCGCCGCATGATCAACAAGATCGACAAGAACGAAG ACAGGAAAAAGGATCTGAGTAAGATGAAGAGCCTTCTGGACATCCTGACAGACCCCTCCAAGCG GTGCCCCCTGAAAACGCTGCAGAAGTGTGAGATCGCCCTGGAGAAACTCAAGAACGACATGGCGGTG cccacaccccctccacccccggtGCCACCAACCAAGCAGCAGTATCTGTGCCAGCCGCTCCTGGACGCTGTCCTGGCCAACATCCGCTCGCCTGTCTTCAACCATTCCCTGTACCGCACGTTTGTGCCGGCCATGACGGCCATCCACGGGCCACCCATCAC GGCCCCTATGGTGTGTGCCCGGAAGCGCAGGTTTGAGGAGGATGAACGGCAGAGCATCCCCAATGTGCTCCAGGGCGAAGTGGCACGGCTAGATCCTAAGTTCCTGGTGAACTTGGACCCTTCTCACTGCAGTAACAACGGCACTGTCCACCTGATATGCAAGCTGG ATGACAAGGACCTCCCCAGCGTGCCACCACTGGAGCTCAGCGTGCCCGCCGACTACCCCGCCCAGAGCCCACTATGGATCGACCGGCAGTGGCAGTACG ATGCCAACCCTTTCCTGCAGTCAGTGCACAGATGCATGACCtcccggctgctgcagctcccggACAAGCACTCGGTCACAGCCCTGCTCAACACCTGGGCCCAGAGTATCCACCAGGCCTGCCTCTCAGCCGCCTAA